CGGCTGCCGGCCAGGTACAGGTCGGAGCCCAGGATGACCGGGCACTGGAACCGGTCGGCCAGGTTGAAGGCTTCCGCCGCCAGCTTGAAGCTGTCTTCCACCGTGGCCGGCATGAGCACGATGCGGGGAAACTCGCCGTGGGAGCCGTAGAGCATCTCGTTCAAGTCGCTCTGCTCCGTCTTGGTGGGCATGCCCGTGCTGGGGCCGGCCCGCTGGACGTTGACCACCACCACGGGCGTCTCGGAAATGCCCGCCAGGCCCAAAGCCTCCTGCATCAAGGAGAATCCCGGGCCCGAGGTGGCCGTCATGGCCCGCACGCCGGCGTAGTTGGCGCCGATGGCCATGTTGATGGCGGCGATTTCGTCCTCGGCCTGGACCACGGCCCCGCCCAGCTCGGGCAGGTTGGCCAGGACCCAGTACATGATGTCGGTGGCCGGTGTGATGGGGTACTGGAACAGCAGGCGGCAGCCGGCTGTCACGGCGCCCAGGGCCGTGGCGTCGTTGCCGTTCATGAAGGGGCGGGGCCCCGGCTCCGCCAGGGGCGGCGGCAGTTCAAACCGGCGGCCCGCGTCGATGCAGCACTCGTAGCCCTGCCGCACCAGGGCCATGTTCTGGGCCACCACCTTTTCCCCTTTGTCACCGAACCTTTCGGCGATCAAGGGCCGGAACGCCTCGGGGTCCAGCCCCACGATGGCCGCCGAGACGCCCACGGCCACCATGTTCTTCATGATGGCGCCGCCGGCTTCCCGGGCCATCTCCGTCATGGGCACCGCCAGCAGCTGCACGCCGGCGTCGTCGGGCACCCGGGCCTCGAAACGGCTGTCGTAGATGATGAGGCCCCCGGGCGCCATGGAGTCCAGGTTGAAGTCGATGGTGTACTGGTCGAAAGCGATGAGCACGTCGGTGTCGTCGGCGTGGTGGCGGCGGATCTCCGGCGTGACCCGGAGCTTGTAGTAGGTGTGGCCGCCTTTGATCAAGGACATGTAGTGACGGTAGGCATAGACGGCGTGGCCCAGCCGGTGGAGGGCCAAGCCGAAAATCTCGCCGGTGGAATCGATGCCTTCTCCCTGCTCGCCACCGACCTTCCAGGCGAAGTCCGCCCGTTTACCCACGGCCCGTCACCTCCCGTGGAGAAGAATTATGGTCGTCGACTGTTGTTAAGGCCAGTATACCAGGATGTTGCTGGCAGAGCGGGCCGGCTTTTTGTCAGGCGGGCAGGGGACCGATATAATCGAAGACAGCGGGAGGTGAGGGCAAGTGATTACCATTACGGATGCAGCCGGCGAAAAGATCAAGGAAGTCATGGCCCAGCGCAACGTGGAAGCCGATACCGTCCTGCGCCTCTTTGTGCAGACCGGCGGCTGCAGCGGCTTCAGCTATGGCATGGCCTTGGGCGACAGCACCTCCGAAAACGACCGGATCATCGAGCAGCACGGCATTCGCGTAGCCATCGATCCCTTCAGCGCCGCGTACCTGCGGGGAGTGGAGATCGACTACATCGAAGGGGTCATGGGCGGCGGCTTCACCATCCGCAACCCCAACGCCGTACAGACGTGCGGCTGCGGCCAGTCTTTCCGGACGGCCGAAGATGCGGGCCAGGCCCAGCCCTGCGACGATGACGCCACTGCTTAAGGCTTGAAATTTTCCTTTGAAACCTACTCTCTCTCCTGTGTGGGAAGCCGCCCGGCCCATGCCGGGCGGTGCTTCGTCTTGTTCCATATGCTGTATGGTATACTATCCCGCGAATGTCACGGGCGGGGGGCCGGCGGGGTGCGGGACGGCTGCCCGCCGCCGGGGGAGCCGTCTTCGGTGGGCTTGCGCCCAGCCAGCCCGTCGCCGGCCACGGCGACGGCGATGAACAGCAGCACGGCGGGCACCCCCACCAGCAAGACCAACTGCAGGGAACTCCATAAGGTTTCCGCCAGGACGGCTCCGGCGCTGCCGGCCATCTGGCGGAGATAGACGCGGACGATGACGACGAAGAGGGCCGCGCCCAACAGCATGGTTACCAGGCGAAACTTCTTGCGGGCATTGCCCATGATGGCTGATGCCTCCCTAGCGGCTCTTTTCGGCCCTGACACCACCAATCCTGCGATGGCTGCGAGGTGCCGGCTGTGGAACTGCGGGGCAGATCTCTAGGGCCCTTTCAGACCAACTGCTACATCCTCACCCATGACGATACCAAAACCGCCCTGGTCATCGATCCCGGCGAGGAGGATCCGTGGCTGGACGAGACCCTGGCGGGCTATACCGTTACCCACATTCTGCTCACCCACGGCCATTGCGACCACATCGGCGGCGTGGACGCCCTCCGGTGCCGGACGGGGGCGCCGGTGTACATCCACGAGGCGGAGGAGGACTGGCTGACGGATCCCAAGTTGAACGGCTCCGTCATCGTCATGGGGCGTCCCATCGTCTCCGATCCGCCCGACCGGCTGCTCAAGGACGGCGATGAAATCCAGTTCGCCGGCCACTCCATCCAGGTGATGCACACCCCGGGCCACACCCCCGGCGGCGTGTCCTTCCTGCTGCCGGGCCTGTGCTTCTGCGGCGACACGGTCTTTTACCGCTCCATCGGCCGCACCGACCTGCCCGGGGGCGACTTCCAGACCCTCATCGCGTCCATCAAGGACCGCATCTTGACCTTGCCCGGGGACACCCGCCTCTTCCCCGGCCACGGGCCCGTCACCACGGTGAAGGACGAAGCCCGCCTCAACCCCTTCCTGGGGCCCAACTACCCCTTTTTCCAGCTATGAGGAAGCCTGGTTGAGCCAGGGGGTCTGCCCCTCGTAGGGGGCCGCCGGGCACAAGCCGGCGGCGGGGCACACGCTGCATTTGGGCTTACGGGCGTTGCAAATTTCCCGGCCGAAAAAGATGAGGTGGAGGGGAAAGGTGGGCCAGTGCTCCCTGTCCACCAGCCGCTGCAGGTCCTTCTCGATCCGCTCGGGATCCTGGGCGGCGGTGAGGCCGAGCCGCCTGGACAGGCGCCGCACGTGGGTGTCCACCACCATGCCCATGCCGTCGTCGGGGTCCGCCCAGCCGGGCCAGCCTTGGATGCGGGCCGCCGCCAGGATGACGTTGGCCGTCTTCCGCCCCACCCCGGGCAGGGTGGTCAGATCCTCCATCCGCCGGGGCACCTCCCCTTGGAACCGGTGCCGGATGATGGCGGCCGTCTCCTTCACCGCCTTGGCCTTCTGCCGGAAAAAGCCCGTAGGGTACAAAATCTTTTCCAATTCTTTCAGAGGGGCTTCCGCCAGGGAGTCGGGGTCGGGGAAGCGCTCAAAGAGCACTGGCGTCACCTGGTTCACCATCTCGTCGGTGCACTGGGCCGACAAGATGGTGGCGATCACCAGCTGGAAAGGATCCTGGTGACGCAGGGGGATTTTCGTTTGGGGATATCGCTCCTGGAGCAGGGGTACAAGCCGCCGCACCCGTTGGGGAGCCTGTTCCAGCACCGGGTTCACCGTCATCACCACGGCCCAGTGTAGCCCAACGGGAATGCATCTTCAAAGGGCGCAGGCCCCGGCGGCTCCGGTCTTACGGCCCGTATTCGATCAGCCGGGGCATGGGCAGGTAGGTGTCGATGCCCAGATCCCGCCGCTCCGGCTCCCGGCCGGGGTGGCGGATGGTCAGCCACGTGCGCACCGTCATGCCCGGATAGCCCTCCAGCACCACCCGCTCCTCCCCCGGGGCCAGGCGGTCGTTGGGCTGGCGGATGGTCCACGGCTCCTGCCGGGAGAGCACTTGATGCTCCCATTCCACCTGGGGTGGATCCACCCGGCCGTACAAGGCCACGTACAGGGAATGCCCGTCGGACTGGGACCAGATGACCACCGGCACGTCCCGGTTGTTGCGGAAGCGGAAGTCCTTGGCCGGCCAGGCCACCGTGGCGTCCCGGCCCGGCGGCACGTAGGGCACGGGCATGCTGTGGGGATGGCGCTGCACCACTTCCAGGCCGCTGTGCAGCACCACGTTGTAGAGGGTGGAGGCGATCTTGCACACCCCGCCCCCTTCGGCGGGCACCAGGCGGTTCCCCATGTAGGCTGGGCCCATGCGGTAGCCACGGGCCGCAGTGTAGGGACCCGCGGCCCGGTTAAGGGAGAAGGTTTCCCCGGGCATCACCACATGG
The nucleotide sequence above comes from Sphingobacteriaceae bacterium. Encoded proteins:
- the nth gene encoding endonuclease III; this translates as MTVNPVLEQAPQRVRRLVPLLQERYPQTKIPLRHQDPFQLVIATILSAQCTDEMVNQVTPVLFERFPDPDSLAEAPLKELEKILYPTGFFRQKAKAVKETAAIIRHRFQGEVPRRMEDLTTLPGVGRKTANVILAAARIQGWPGWADPDDGMGMVVDTHVRRLSRRLGLTAAQDPERIEKDLQRLVDREHWPTFPLHLIFFGREICNARKPKCSVCPAAGLCPAAPYEGQTPWLNQASS
- a CDS encoding VanW family protein, coding for MQGGRPPGRRSWALTISLPGRRGPARRRWLAAALVLLLPALALWAPRQWAGREPWPNRAGPPATAPLDYWVLEGPGREAARDLCGPPGWPDPRRYGPFTEEEAPWAADPPDGLRELQAAHQASPFIAGFRITFPEPLFDEAHNVGLAARKLAGHVVMPGETFSLNRAAGPYTAARGYRMGPAYMGNRLVPAEGGGVCKIASTLYNVVLHSGLEVVQRHPHSMPVPYVPPGRDATVAWPAKDFRFRNNRDVPVVIWSQSDGHSLYVALYGRVDPPQVEWEHQVLSRQEPWTIRQPNDRLAPGEERVVLEGYPGMTVRTWLTIRHPGREPERRDLGIDTYLPMPRLIEYGP
- the erpA gene encoding iron-sulfur cluster insertion protein ErpA, coding for MITITDAAGEKIKEVMAQRNVEADTVLRLFVQTGGCSGFSYGMALGDSTSENDRIIEQHGIRVAIDPFSAAYLRGVEIDYIEGVMGGGFTIRNPNAVQTCGCGQSFRTAEDAGQAQPCDDDATA
- a CDS encoding 2-oxoacid:acceptor oxidoreductase subunit alpha, which gives rise to MGKRADFAWKVGGEQGEGIDSTGEIFGLALHRLGHAVYAYRHYMSLIKGGHTYYKLRVTPEIRRHHADDTDVLIAFDQYTIDFNLDSMAPGGLIIYDSRFEARVPDDAGVQLLAVPMTEMAREAGGAIMKNMVAVGVSAAIVGLDPEAFRPLIAERFGDKGEKVVAQNMALVRQGYECCIDAGRRFELPPPLAEPGPRPFMNGNDATALGAVTAGCRLLFQYPITPATDIMYWVLANLPELGGAVVQAEDEIAAINMAIGANYAGVRAMTATSGPGFSLMQEALGLAGISETPVVVVNVQRAGPSTGMPTKTEQSDLNEMLYGSHGEFPRIVLMPATVEDSFKLAAEAFNLADRFQCPVILGSDLYLAGSRQTIMGLDYDQVPIDRGLILSREDLERLANGPYRRYRLTEDGISPRTLPGMPKGQFVGMSNEHEAESNAETEDAAMRRLQMEKRMRKLDRFDRWDLSLFYDGDEEPQLLLLGMGSSYGPMEEAREELAARGIPVGHLHLRLLRPFPKAQVLPYIQKAAKVLVVENNFTGQLQELLQKELGHHDRYEGCRKYDGNPFTVDEIVARALQVVDSIRPVSEVS
- a CDS encoding MBL fold metallo-hydrolase: MPAVELRGRSLGPFQTNCYILTHDDTKTALVIDPGEEDPWLDETLAGYTVTHILLTHGHCDHIGGVDALRCRTGAPVYIHEAEEDWLTDPKLNGSVIVMGRPIVSDPPDRLLKDGDEIQFAGHSIQVMHTPGHTPGGVSFLLPGLCFCGDTVFYRSIGRTDLPGGDFQTLIASIKDRILTLPGDTRLFPGHGPVTTVKDEARLNPFLGPNYPFFQL